The stretch of DNA TCCCCAGGGTTAAGGCTGATGGAATATCCCTATACCAGATGGGAGATGGGGGCTTTTCCTATGACTCCCCCCATCCCCCAGCTGGAAGATGTGGGGAGGGGTGCATAGCCCTAGAGAGGTAGAATGAGGGGAAATACTCCTCAGTGCCCAGAGATGGGGAATTGAGAGCAGCTGTTGACACCCTGGGTTCAGATCTAACCTTCAGCGACGAAGTCGGGCACTCAGTGGCTCAGCGTTGTTTCCCCATTGATGAAAATGGAGATTGTAAATCTGATTTGAGAAAGCTCTGAATTTGGCCTCAACCAATGGTAATGCTGAGTATTCGAAGGACgataggtttgtgtgtgtgtgtgttacacacACCGAGGCTATAGATTCATAGATTAAAGAGGGGGATGGATGGGGAGGCGACTAATTGGAGGGGAAAGTGGCAAGAAGCTGGGGTCCAACCTTGAGGACCCAAAACTCCATCCATGCCCTGGCTTTCATCTCTGTTAGGTAGAATGAGGGGAAATACTCCTCAGTGCCCAGAGATGGGGAATTGAGAGCAGCTGTTGACACCCTGTCTGCATGGGAGCAGCCGCAGGAACACAGGCCTGTGGGAGGGAGAAGGACCAGCCCCGCCCCCAACCCCACGTGGCCTTGCCTGGAGGCCCCAGCACGCATGGGACGGCAGGACTTTCATGCAGTTTATCACGAACCAGCTGTATtggaaaaaccccatctataTACAGATGTGGCGTGGCTCTGCCCTGGCACAGCCAGCTGGCTGGGGGCACAGGGTGGGCAGGCAGCCTGCTCGCTGGTGTGGGGCTTGGAGGCTGGCAGAGGGGAAGTTTACCAGCACGACTGTCTCCTCTTGGCCTTGCTAAGCCCTCGGGCGTTAGTTCCACTTAGATAGGCACCCCTGCCTGTGaccttccctctgtctctcccactTCCCTTGGCCAAGGGAGTTCCAGGTCCCTGGTCCCCTTGCCCTGCAGAGACTTCATAGATCAGAGggtttttctgtctgtctgtcctgcAGAGCTTGCCCAGGTGTCCTGCTGGTCCCATTCCCCTTACCCACCACGGGTTCTTTAGATCTTCCTTCCCCAATCCCAGCCCCTGTACTCTGGATTAAGTGGGGGAGGCCATATCTGAAATCTGGGCAGGCCAGGGAGTCCCTGGCCTGCTCTGGGTAGAGTAGAGGGCCCTAGTTTGGGAGGATGGTCCACCTGGGGTCTGGGGAGCATCGGGGCTGGAACCTGGGCTGAGATGTCCTGGGGCTGTTGTAATGGGGTTAGGAAGGCTTTGCTGGCAGGCGTGGGGCAGGGGgacagggaaagggaagggagaggcccTCAGATTTTGATCTCTGTCCGGAAGGTCTGCTGGACGTGTTCTGTATGCGGGTGACGCCGTGCCCGGATGGTGAGGCTGCCGTCCTCCCGCAGAGCTGAGGTCACTGACGTCGGGTCCACGTCCTCCGGCAGCTGGCACTTGTGAGCGAAGGTGTTCATGACAGTGCCATCAGCCGCCAGCTGGGGAAGGAGTGACCCGTCAGGCAGGCTGCGCTAATCCCTGTCCTGCTACAGCCCTCTTCTCCCTATTCTAACCGCAGCCAGGCCCCACATGCCGAGGGGCTCTGCCCTCAGGTGCGGAGGGGCTGCCCAGGGTGGTGATGGCCACAGGCCGAGGGCTCTGCAGGGACATCGCAGAGGTGCTCCGCGGAGCTCCAGTAGCTCTAAGGGACAGGCAAGGGGCATGGGGAAGAGGTGAGGCTTGGAGAGAGAGGCGGCTCCATGGCAGTGGCTCAGCATCTGGGGCTCGTGGGGAACGCAGAGATGACAGAGGAGAGCCGTGCCTTCCTGGATCCCCAGACACATTGGGCATCTGCCCACCAGGGCTGAGTGCTGGCCCCTCCCCCGCAACTCAGCCAGCACATAGTGTCCAGGGGAGTTTGGGGCGGCTGAGTCACTGTTGGGGGTGGCAGGGCTGGCACATGCTGCCCGCGGGTCCTGGTGCCCCCAGTCCATGGCATCCCTGACAGGGACGCCCAGGAGTCCACCCTTAAATGTGGAGGGGAGGAAGCCAGCCCTTGGGGGCTTAGGGGGAGCCTGGGGCAggtcctctcctctctcctggcAGCCGTGGCTGTTCCTGGGCAACGCCCCTCTTCAGGTCTGGTCATGCCCTCCCCAGGGTGGAGGCCCCAGTGCCTCATCCAAGTTTGGACTCAGACACCCTAGAGACCCAGTGACCCTGAGACCTGTGGGCAGACGGTGTGTGTGGTTTGGAGTGTGTGTGACCCTAAACTGCAGCGCTCCTGCCCAGCCTTGGGCCTAATTTAGGAGTCCCAAGATGGGGGATGGATCTCTGGCTGTGGGAGGAAGAGGGCTTGAGGTGTgtcacatggagaaacccctccCCCACAGACCAGGTGAGTTCCCCACCTACCCGCATCCACCCTCTACAGAGGAGCTGTCCTCACTCTGCCATCACCATCTCACACCCATCATCTCCCACCCTCAAGCCCCCCCGACCTCAGGCTCCCTCTGCCcacatccctccatccctctcccATTCCCCGGAGGCTCCCTCAGCTGCCCAGGACCCTGGAAGAAAGGATCTGGGAACCCTGGTGCAAAGAGAGGCAGTGAGGGGCCCCATGACCATGGGCTGCAGGGACAAGCCCTTCAATTAGCCCTGGGGGTGTTTGGGTGGGGAAGGGACACTGGCCAGGGTCTGGGGTCCGAGGATGAGAAGGGGCAGTAGGAGGCATTGGAGCCAGGAGCGAATTTGGGCAGCGGTAGGGTGGGGGGGGCTCACCTTCTCAGCTCGCACCTCGATGTGGTTGTTGGAGGTGGTGACAATGATGTCTTCAGGCGAGAAGTCCCTCACATCCACTGCAAACTCATAGGCGTCTCCAAGGGTCTTGATGTTGCCTGGCGCCCCGGGGCGGGCTGTGGGGTGGGCTGCTGTGAGTGAGGCATGGAGCAGGCCTTGCATGCAGATCCGGGGGTTCCAGCTCCTTTTCTTGGGGCAAGGGGCGGCTCCCCCAGGCCCTACCTCCCCCCGAGCTGTTTCTCCCTAAGCTCCTCCTCATTCCTACAGCCCACCttttctggggtgggggtggggcctcACCCAacacagtgtgtgtgtatatgaggcTAGATCTGTAACAACCCCACCCCAGGACTGGAGCCTGGGGGCTgcctcccacccctcaccccgTCCAGCCCTCCAGGGCTCCAGCTGGGATTGGCTGCAGTTCCAGAGCATGGGTGGCCATGGAACCATGTCCAACCCCCGGGGCCACGACTGTTCCTTAGAGGCCCACCTGTTTTCATGGCCACATCTGTCCCTGTGGCCACATCTGTCTTGGTGGCCACACATGGCTGCAGGCTGTGCAGCACCTGTTCCAGGCCGACCAGCAGCCACAGCCTGTTCAGTGGCGCCCTGGAGCAGATGTCCCCTCCCTGtgcgcctcccctcccctcagggCCCGGATCACTTGCCTGGGAAGGCCAGGGGCTCCGAGTGGGGCCGCATGAAGCTGCCAAAGTCATCGGAAAACATGCTCAGGGCCTTCTCCATGGGTGGGTCCTGGGCCGGGAGGGCACGGGAGGCCGAGGAAGAGGTGGAAGAGgacgaggaagaggaggaggaatggAAACTTCTCTCCGCTCGGAAGGTGGAAGAGGTCCTGTGGCTCATCCACGGGCGGCGCCGGGCCCTGCCCAGGCGGGCAAGGGCTGGACAGGAGAGGGTGTGGGCACAGGCCTCTGGGGGAGCGTGCCGAGCCCCGACTGCGGCCGCTTTATAAGGCCGACTGTCCCTGGGCTTGGGGCCAGCCCCTTGTCTACTAGCTAAATTTAGGCCTCTCCATGGCCCAGAGGGGGCTGGAAATCTTCTCCCGTGCGCCGGCCCTGCTGACAGCCCGACACACGCAGGCCGAGAGGGCTGAGCTCACAGCCTGACATTCCAGGCCGACCACAGCAGCCCCAGGGGCCTCCTCACCATTGCACAGGGCTGGATCTTGTCTCCTTGCCACCTGGACCCCGGTGCCTGCCCCAGAACCTTGAAAGTTTGGGGTTTCTTGTGTGTTTTGTTTCCCCTATCAGCCTGGGGGCTCCTGAGGACTGTGCCTCCCCACGAGACTCTGGTTCTCCTCCATGGCTGTGCCTCCCCCATCAGTGTGCAGGCTCTTTGGGGACGGGGTAGGCGGAAGCACCACTGCTGTGTGACGTCAGGAGTTCCTTACCTCAAGGCAGACAACTTTCACAGCCCATCTCTAAGGAAAGGTTGAGCCCTGCCAGGGGGTGGAGAATGTGCAGCTGTCCCCTGCCAGCCCCCACGGGGACCTGGATTCTGTACCTGCACCCCCTCTGACTCTCAGAACATGTAGAGGCCCCAAGAGGACAAAGCCGGCAGCTTTCTCCTTAAAGGTCTAGAAGGTTATGTTTCTGACAACTGTCTGCTCCACCCTGTGTCAGAGGTGATGCCTGCGACTGCCTTAGGTGGGATTTCATTCAGAGGTAAAAGAGAATTCCGGAAGACAATTATTCTAGCCCTGACTTCTGGAGTGCCTTCCGGGCACAGGCTCCTGGCTGCAAGCTGTCTAAGTGTGGCCCCGTTTGATCCCCGCACAGCTGGGAGGGTGGAGGCGCTCTTCCCATGTTATGCAAGGGGAAGTGAAGCCTCTTGGAAAGGGCAGAGCTCGCACTTgcataagtggcagagctgggattcgaacccaggTGTGTTGGACCCAAAGcccttcagaggctgaggtggtttgAACATATGCCTATGGAGACAGGCTGGCCCAGAAGAGCCAGAGAAGCCCCTCCCTACCCACCTGCTTGCTCAGCAAAGCCAGGACTGACCTTGCACTGGGCCAGGGTGGAGGCCATTCTGAGAGGCAGCCAGGCCCTCTGCTCTGCCCAGGTTGCAGTTCAGGGCCTCTGCTGTCCTCTCCAATCCGGCCCTACCACCCCAGATCAGCTCCAATGCCTCCTCCCAGAGGGAGGCCTCTCTGACTGCTCCTGCTCACATGGGCCCACACCCAGTCCAGATGCCCCCAGCACTGACTGTCTTAGTCCTCCCACAGCACCTGGCAGTGTGACATGCTCTTCCTGTGTGCTGTGACTCTCTGCTGTGTCTCTTCTTCCCTATCCAACTGGCAGTTCCCACGGGGGCAAGGGTTCACCTGTCTTCCTATTAGATTGAAGGTTCCTGAAGATGGGCAGTTTCTTGTTTTATCAGAGCCCCCTACAACCCAGTCTGGAGCTTCGTCCTGGAGGGCTCCTTCTACAGGGGTCTTAGCGGTGCTAGTGGTATGTGGAGTGGAAGCAGAGCAGGGCacagggcacagtggtgggccaggctggttgctGGAGCAACAGGGCCTGTCACCCCTGGCAGAGTTTCCTGCCCGTGTCGGGGCCTGTGACACCCAGCCTGGCTGAGGGGTTTCTAGGGCCACTGGGAAGCCACCAGCACTGAGGTGAGATGGAGagagggtggggcagggtggggggccCAGAGCCTGCTGCTCGCCAGGGAAACAGGAGCCGGTGGCTAAATGCAGACACACTGTCATGGTGCTGAGGGCCTGAGTCACTGCCCCTGGATGTCAGATCCCGTTACCCACCCCGCCCACCATCCCTCCTCCCCTTTTCCCCACTTCCCGAGGCATCACCCACACAAATACTTGGTCCTCTGGCTTCACTGGCCCAGAGGGACCTCAAAAGGTCATCAAGGCCATTCCCCTGCCTCTACCTTCAGATCACAGGGACAGAGGAAGCGACAAAGATGATGTAGTCCTTTGAATCCCAGTCACCCAGGGGGGCTTTTCACAAACACGGACCTTTCTTTGGACCTGAGGATTTTGATTTGGGATCTGGAGAAGGGACTTCACATCTCTTCCCATCAGCTCCCCACACAGCCAGCTCGTAGGCCAGTGATGAAGCCCTCATCACTCAGCAGATATTCATTGAAACCGTGCTATAAATAGGTGCTGGGAACTGTTCTAGGCTTCGAAGGGCTCAGAGATGAATAAGGCAGAGACAGGCCCCTGTTTCCAGGCTCACCTCATCAGGCGgaagaggacactgaggctctAGTTGATGAAGGAGTTAGGGTCAGCAGAGCTGTGCTGGCTTCAAACCTGTCATCCTGCTGCGCCCCCTGGCTGCCCTCTTCTCGGCCTCCTGGTGCTCACAGGGCTGGGGGTGAGGTCAGATGTGGATACGCAGTGCCGGCTGTGGGACTGTAGCCAGCAGCTGCCCCAGACCAGACACTGGGGATCGGGATGTCGACAGGGCAGCCAGTTCTGGTGCTGTGCAGAGTCAACAGGTTGGGGTGGCCAAGGTGAAGGCGGGCTCGAGTCCGTACAGAGCAGCAACTCCCATCCCACCTCCCACAACACACATCTTCAATTTTGATTTGACTTGCCTAGCATCTAGGGGCAGAGGGTAGGTAGCCCATGGTCCCAGATTTTAACAATCATTCAAGGGCCATCATAAGCTTTAGAGAGTGGCTTTCTCTGGTGGGAGTGGAGGCAATTGTCGCCAGCCTCTTGCCCAAAGTGGCATCAGACTCAACTCTTCTGTTCTGTGCCCAAACCATTGCCCTGGTTCAGCCTAGGAGCTGGAGGAGATTCGGGCAGGGAAAGAGTTGCACAGTGGAGGGCTGGGTTCAGcctctgctgtgtgacctgggatgAGTGACTCAACTCTCTGATCGTCTACAAAATGGCGATGCTCTCCCCATTCACAGGGTGCGGGAAGAAAGATTTGAGTTGCAGATCGGAAGCTCCTGACACGTAGCATGTGCTTGTTCCTCGCCATGTCCCCTCACACTTGTGCTCCCATCCTCTGTTGGAGTGGGACAAACTCTGTGGAATTACCCAGAAGTCCCCAGACAGAGCCGCTGGCTCTTGGACGTGTGCTTTGAGAGGCATTTCCTGAGCCTGGAGGGTCTGGACACAAGGATCAAGTCCAAGTTCCTGACCCCAATTCACTGCCTTGCCCCAGGTGTCGGCCTCCTCGCCAGCCCTGGACAAGATGGGTCATCAGGACAGGACCGTGTGGCACAGCCTGCAGGCTTTGGAGCCAGGCAAACCTCCAAATCCCggttctgcctcggcctct from Rhinopithecus roxellana isolate Shanxi Qingling chromosome 12, ASM756505v1, whole genome shotgun sequence encodes:
- the HSPB7 gene encoding heat shock protein beta-7 isoform X1, with the translated sequence MSHRTSSTFRAERSFHSSSSSSSSSTSSSASRALPAQDPPMEKALSMFSDDFGSFMRPHSEPLAFPAAHPTARPGAPGNIKTLGDAYEFAVDVRDFSPEDIIVTTSNNHIEVRAEKLAADGTVMNTFAHKCQLPEDVDPTSVTSALREDGSLTIRARRHPHTEHVQQTFRTEIKI
- the HSPB7 gene encoding heat shock protein beta-7 isoform X4, giving the protein MSHRTSSTFRAERSFHSSSSSSSSSTSSSASRALPAQDPPMEKALSMFSDDFGSFMRPHSEPLAFPAAHPTARPGAPGNIKTLGDAYEFAVDVRDFSPEDIIVTTSNNHIELAADGTVMNTFAHKCQLPEDVDPTSVTSALREDGSLTIRARRHPHTEHVQQTFRTEIKI
- the HSPB7 gene encoding heat shock protein beta-7 isoform X5, with translation MSHRTSSTFRAERSFHSSSSSSSSSTSSSASRALPAQDPPMEKALSMFSDDFGSFMRPHSEPLAFPAHPTARPGAPGNIKTLGDAYEFAVDVRDFSPEDIIVTTSNNHIELAADGTVMNTFAHKCQLPEDVDPTSVTSALREDGSLTIRARRHPHTEHVQQTFRTEIKI
- the HSPB7 gene encoding heat shock protein beta-7 isoform X3, which encodes MSHRTSSTFRAERSFHSSSSSSSSSTSSSASRALPAQDPPMEKALSMFSDDFGSFMRPHSEPLAFPARPGAPGNIKTLGDAYEFAVDVRDFSPEDIIVTTSNNHIEVRAEKLAADGTVMNTFAHKCQLPEDVDPTSVTSALREDGSLTIRARRHPHTEHVQQTFRTEIKI
- the HSPB7 gene encoding heat shock protein beta-7 isoform X2, with the protein product MSHRTSSTFRAERSFHSSSSSSSSSTSSSASRALPAQDPPMEKALSMFSDDFGSFMRPHSEPLAFPAHPTARPGAPGNIKTLGDAYEFAVDVRDFSPEDIIVTTSNNHIEVRAEKLAADGTVMNTFAHKCQLPEDVDPTSVTSALREDGSLTIRARRHPHTEHVQQTFRTEIKI
- the HSPB7 gene encoding heat shock protein beta-7 isoform X6 gives rise to the protein MSHRTSSTFRAERSFHSSSSSSSSSTSSSASRALPAQDPPMEKALSMFSDDFGSFMRPHSEPLAFPARPGAPGNIKTLGDAYEFAVDVRDFSPEDIIVTTSNNHIELAADGTVMNTFAHKCQLPEDVDPTSVTSALREDGSLTIRARRHPHTEHVQQTFRTEIKI